From Rhinatrema bivittatum chromosome 5, aRhiBiv1.1, whole genome shotgun sequence, the proteins below share one genomic window:
- the LOC115091653 gene encoding olfactory receptor 52K1-like has translation MLDLNNTSINPLVFILVGFPGLEAFHIWISLPFCAMFAIAVSGNVMLLLTIKTEQSLHKPMFFFLSMLAATDFIISVTIMPKMLSLFWFNSSEIVRDLCLLQMFFIHTFTCMESGVLVAMAFDRYVAICNPLRYAIVLTHMLVTKLGLLAFFRSLILVIPFPVLAKRLLFCDRNVISHTYCDHMAVVRLACVDFTVNSMYVLIVAVSTGALDILFIALSYTSILRAVLRLPSKEAQHKAFSTCTAHILVILVFYTPCLFSTLTYRYGHHVPPNFQILMSNLYLLLPPMFNPLVYGIKAKLLRQRVLSMFSKKWVVSEDYT, from the coding sequence ATGTTGGATCTTAATAATACCAGTATCAACCCTCTGGTCTTCATTCTGGTTGGTTTTCCTGGACTGGAAGCTTTCCACATCTGGATCTCTCTTCCATTTTGTGCAATGTTTGCTATTGCCGTATCAGGAAATGTTATGCTTCTCCTCACTATTAAAACAGAGCAGAGCTTACACAAaccaatgtttttctttttgtctatGCTGGCAgctactgattttataatatCTGTCACCATTATGCCCAAAATGCTTAGTCTCTTTTGGTTCAATTCCTCTGAAATTGTTCGTGACTTGTGCCTCCTCCAGATGTTTTTCATCCATACCTTTACTTGTATGGAATCAGGGGTCCTGGTGGCCATGGCCTTTGACCGCTACGTTGCAATCTGCAATCCCCTGAGATATGCCATTGTCTTAACACACATGCTAGTCACCAAGCTAGGTTTGCTCGCTTTCTTTCGAAGTTTGATATTGGTGATCCCCTTCCCTGTTTTGGCTAAACGACTATTATTCTGTGACAGGAATGTAATTTCCCACACGTACTGTGACCATATGGCTGTGGTGAGGCTTGCCTGCGTAGACTTCACCGTGAACAGTATGTATGTACTGATTGTGGCTGTGTCTACTGGGGCGCTGGATATACTGTTCATTGCTTTGTCATACACCTCAATCCTAAGGGCTGTCCTGCGGCTTCCCTCGAAGGAAGCACAACACAAGGCATTCAGCACCTGTACTGCTCATATCCTTGTCATTCTGGTGTTCTACACCCCATGTCTGTTCTCCACACTTACCTACCGCTATGGGCACCATGTGCCTCCAAACTTCCAAATTTTAATGTCCAATCTCTACCTCCTGTTGCCACCCATGTTCAACCCTCTGGTCTATGGAATCAAAGCAAAACTGCTCCGCCAACGGGTGCTTAGCATGTTTTCCAAGAAATGGGTTGTCTCCGAAGATTACACTTGA
- the LOC115091466 gene encoding olfactory receptor 52N4-like, with translation MLPFNTTNVKPSTFILIGIPNLEAFHSWISVPFCSMYIVTLVGNWTILAIIKSEQSLHSPMYYFLCILAFIDLFLSSSITLKMLSIFWFNSREITFEACLMQMFFVHTFSAMESGVLLAMAFDRYIAICDPLRYVSVLTNPVIVKMGLVIAIRGTLVVIPCPVLAKRLSYCRTNVISHSYCDHMAVVKLSCTDTSINSAYGLTAALSVIVLDIFFITVSYVMILRAVLGLPSKAARHKAFSTCSAHICVILLFYSPGIYSGFSYRYGHIVAPQVHILFSNLYLLLPPTLNPIVYGIKTKQIRVKVLNIFSQKKDYV, from the coding sequence ATGTTACCTTTCAACACTACCAACGTCAAACCCTCCACTTTCATCCTGATTGGTATCCCCAACCTGGAGGCCTTCCACTCTTGGATCTCTGTGCCTTTCTGCTCAATGTACATTGTAACCCTGGTAGGGAACTGGACAATCCTGGCTATCATCAAATCAGAACAAAGCCTCCATTCCCCCATGTACTATTTCCTCTGCATCTTAGCCTTCATTGATCTGTTCTTGTCCAGCTCCATCACACTGAAAATGCTAAGCATTTTCTGGTTCAATTCCCGAGAAATCACATTTGAGGCCTGCCTCATGCAAATGTTCTTTGTTCACACCTTCTCCGCCATGGAGTCCGGAGTACTGTTGGCCATGGCCTTTGATCGCTACATTGCAATTTGTGACCCGCTGAGATATGTCTCTGTCTTAACCAACCCAGTCATAGTCAAGATGGGCCTGGTCATTGCCATCAGAGGAACACTTGTGGTCATCCCATGCCCTGTCCTGGCGAAGAGGTTATCATATTGCAGGACCAATGTTATTTCCCATTCTTACTGTGATCACATGGCTGTGGTGAAGCTGTCCTGCACAGACACATCAATCAACAGTGCATACGGTTTGACTGCTGCCTTGTCAGTCATAGTGTTAGATATCTTTTTTATCACTGTGTCCTATGTTATGATCCTTAGAGCTGTCCTAGGCCTCCCATCAAAGGCAGCACGTCATAAGGCCTTCAGCACATGCTCCGCCCACATCTGTGTCATCttattgttttattctccagggATCTACTCAGGCTTCTCATATAGGTATGGCCACATTGTGGCACCACAAGTTCACATCCTCTTCTCCAACCTGTacctcctcctcccacccacaTTAAACCCCATTGTTTAtggcataaaaacaaaacagattcgTGTCAAGGTGCTGAATATATTTTCACAGAAAAAGGATTATGTCTGA